The DNA sequence AACACggattttgcatatttttaaggGCTAGATTTGACGCcttttaaatgtcaatcattcatattatattcttaaattgcatatgttatacatttggtatttttatgtgtttgttggtaaataatagaaatagatagaaaaaggtgcaaaaaggTACAACAGCCTCTGTTCGAGCCCATTCTGCCAGCAtgtttgaagtccaatcagtgcttactacataccattctcttcgtcttcgaaagagctttgcGTGGATACGTAgaacgtctcaatcggagttctatAGAGAAAGTTATGACTACTCTACGAACAttgcgcagtgcagtcaaaGCTAGCGAAAATTAGGCGGAAAATCAAGGAAGGAGGAAATTATTGCCCAAATATCTCCCATTAATTGGggaatcaaaattattatattttctattactTGGAGGAGAATTTTTTTACCATGTCTAAGCCTTTTTTCCCACCTATAAATACCCCTTAATCTAATTCACATTCTTGATCTCAGAGCCTCCAATCCCTTCTCCCCCTCTACACATACCTCCATTCTATTTTTCCACACATCAATtcatccatcttccattggagcggagctctACAGATCCAGGTAAGAGAAgactgaagattgaagattcaatcTTCGATTTTATCGATTTCTTTCATGTCTAGcacttttattgtttttactacttgtctatgagtagttAGACATCATTTGTAGATTTTTTGGTGAAAACTATTATGaacatgttttgatttattgaattgaactttttcctatctcttgtgattgttttgcttgttcttgtgcttttattgttcttttgtcTGGCCAACTTTAGAACTATGTCCGTTTAACTAGATTAATCGAGAGATAGCTAGTTTTACGTGGTAAAAGGAACGAGTACAACACATAGGTTTAtctgcactcgagagagggaCCCTTTGTGAGGGCTTGAGTAGAACTTAAGGAGTTTCAATCTAATCTATTGGAAGGAGACTTTGATAGTTAGAGTCTAATCTGCTGGGTAggtgcactcgagagaggaCTTATCCTAGAATCGCGACTTTCATAATAATCCTAAGACACATAAAGGTAAAGGTCCTATAAGATTAATCATCACTAGGTCGTAGTGGTTGGATTCTAAAACTCTACATTCCTTAGCCTGCtttgtattattttgttttcttttatttgttcatatttttgcCTAGTTTAcaaatccaaaacccaaaaaCTCCGTATGTCTAGATAGTATAACGCTTAGTATATGATAGccagttgcaatcttattcccagtgctcgatatcccggtactgacctttagctatactagatctaccccGTAAACTTGcaagtatttttagtgctaataaatagtgcatcaacaACTCTACCctccttaaaaaaaatttcttcctCGAAGTTTCTAGCTGAATGAAAAGATAACGCTAAATAATTTAAACGTACCTAAAATCATGTCGATGTTAATGTACGAACTCGTATAACAAAAGTTTCAGGTTGGTGCTTAGACTTCTGTTCTCGCAGTTGATCCAAAAACTATTATTTGACCTCCTCCGATTTCTGAATTTTACCGGTTTCACGACCTTTCTTAACATTGGTACCGGCTTTTTCAGAAACAACAACAGAAGGACAATATCATTTGCATAGATAAATATTATCTCAATATATTTCATACTTTCATTTGTATATAAGTTCGAAAGTTCACCTTAGGTCCTTGCAACTTTGATACAAAAATACCTCCTCCTTATGGTATTACTTCCTTGCGAATGccttaagaaaattaataacaacTATTTAGCTTCAAGATAAGTAAAAGTAGATGTCATACACCTAGGATCATATCTCATCCCATTCCTTAAAAGACATCAACTTAAACCATTCAACTAGGAGAATTAATTCTTTTGCAAGGAATACATTAATCGAGAGATTACATGACTAATATAACCATAAATTACTTTACTCCAATTATGCTAGAGCACATATTAATCTAAGGCACGTAATCTCCAAAACTACACTTCAACATAGCTTACtagttaaataattcaaatctCAAGAATTAATTATACTCATCAAATAAGTTGGACTAGACCAACTCTAATATTTAAAGAAAGACTTGGGCTCtactaatttgatttaaaaaggATCCATTCCATGTAGTAGAGAGTAAATAAAAGAGGcccaaacttaattaatttaaagtccaATCTTTTAGTCCAACAAGGAAATAAAAGATGAACCCTACTCACTTCAACTCTCTCTCCCTTGCTGCGCCTCCTTCCCTCCCCCaacgtctctctctctcaactcCCTCTCGCCACTGCCGGAAAACGGCTGCCACCACCGGTTACGCCGACACTGCTCCGGTCACCACCGTTGCCATTGCTCAGAAGGTAAGTTTAtctcattttgaattttgtaaaataagcttctaaaatttgaatctttGCATATCAATTTCCAGAAATTAGAAGGAATGGAAAACACATTAAAGAGGACGGAGAAATGTCATCCTTTTGCCGGATTTTGCCatcaccgccgccgccgccgccgattTACCGGAGAGCAGAATTCCAGCCAAGGcatgtttttcttatttcctTAGTTAAATTCCTATTTGGGTGGCTTCATATATTTGTGACTTAAGAGGCTACGATTTTTCCTATTTATGcataaaagttgagatttTGAAGAAGTACTAAGCATGCTTGTATTTTGAGTTTTGGGACAGAGATATGTACTAAATGATGGCATGCTTTAAAGAAAGAATTTTGGTAGGGAACTTACTTAGATAATGAGAAAACTTGGTGAGTGAACAAAATGCAACTCTCCTCTACTTGCTAGCTAAGCTCTTGAAGCACCTTCCTCTAAATTTGAATGTGTGGAAACATGGATTTTTGTGGGTGGAAAAGATACATTTATGCGATGAAGCTGATGAGAGATTGTGATGGGAAAAAGGTTGAGAGGGATGTTCTATTTATAGTGAATTTCTTACCGTGTGATCTTGAATGTGGCGACAAGAAACATAACTCTTCTCCTCAAATTCATCATGATGTTGGAGACTTTCTGATTCTAATTAACTTACTATGCTAATTAACTCACTGTTGGAGCATGCATGGGGAAGGGTTTATTCTTGCAAGATTTTGAAAGATGGTAACGCGTGTGTGCTTCGGTGTCACCATCAATAGAATGATGTCAAAGTTGTTCTTTCATGGACTATTTCCTCTTTGACTAAATAAGGAAGTAGAGTGTAGAAGTACTTTGTCTTCTAGTATCACAAACTCATCTTCTTTGACTGCAGGACATGGTTTGGGAGAGAAAGTGGGCATTCAAGAATAAGGAATGGCTATCCGAGAAGCTGCTATTGTATAGTACTAAATATTAGAGAGTTGAAAATTATATTCACATGTATCGCTACTGTATTACTCATGTTAAAGAACATTATCTCATATATGTACATGAACACTTAATATTCTTCTACTATACTTGCACTTGCATAAATCATTCCTCGACTTCTTGTATTTATCATTCTAGCAAGCTTCCTTTCTCACAtcttagtaattaatttttctcaacATAGATAATAATGTAAAGCAAGCAAACATAGTAGTTTAAAGTACTACTCCACTTTATGGTATCATTCACTTTCTATATGAAACTATTATtagcattaaaataaatgtggGCTGTTACaaaccgtgagaatttacCTGAATcgaaaccgtcgatttttgaaccgtggttcggttcaggtccaaaaattttcgaaccgaaaccatGCTGGAACCGTCGAGAATCGACGGTTCCAAACCGAAATCGCGAAAAACCGCCGAAAACCGTGAAATCAAGCCGGAACCGCAAAAATCGCAAAAAAACCGAtggttcggaaccgtgaaaaacgTAAAAAACCGCCGAAAAACCGCCGATTCGGAACTGAAACTTAAACCGGAACCGCGAAACACCctcgcggttcggttccggttcaacaatttctaAAATCGGAACCGGCGATtccgaaccgtaaccgccggttcctaaaccgtgggcacctctaaTCACAGAGGGATCTTGAGATCATTGTATGGATTTTGATTCTCTTTCTTGACTGCACTCCTGAGTGCAAGAAGGTGCAGAATAGTTACTTCCATGAAAACCCTTAAACTTCTTATCAGATCTCGATACTTCTTTATAAAATTCTATAGTTCTCTTCTgctgacaatttttttcaGCTTCTATGTTGGTTGTCATTCGTTCTGCCGACTGAGCTAAATTTGATACCTTAGTTAGATCAGATGTTTCAACTCACAAAAGGTGCTTTTTGATGGTTGATGAGGTTTGTTTCATGCATGATTTTATAGGTGTTTATTACACTAATTGGGTTGATAAATGTGAAAAAGTGGTGAATTTAAGTGTGTAGGAGCAAAAAAGGTGTTGAAGCAGCAGAATGCAGTACAACGTGATCAACTCGGAAATGGAGCAAAAAATGGCCAAATATGAGGACAAATTGATCAGTTGGAGACAAGCTGATCAAGAGAGCCAAGATGGGGGTGACAATACTAGGCAACCATGCTAAGTTGATCAAGCTGGATCAAGCAGATGGTGCAAGCTGATCAAGTGGGCAAAGGTGAATTGACAATACCAGGTGGCCAACAAGTTGATCAAATGAAGACATGAGCTGATCAAGTCACCACATGAAGCATGAGCTGATCAAGCCAACACATGAAGACATGAGTTGATCATGTTGGAACCGGCAGCGGAAGCGGGCGcataaattaatcacataataatcagatctatttagcagattatttagacaaaagctattcgcgtaattatcacatgtatcatgctcataacttgaatcaatcatgctttaagaatattgaaacctaaaacatgcttttctacggagcagaaaaatacctaattaattctccaaagaattgaagatggctagcttcttctccacgtgatgctttgagtactaaaccacaaatcttctctctggttcccgaactgtatcccaatatcggtgtgggctgatcttactagaatactaggacttaaataaagaagacagaagaaatcctttttggaataggagaggaattcgaaaattcctacagcttgtgactgaaatttgaaattttcgaaaattttagcaaataaaattgtgttatttctgtctcctttattctcctatttatattaagttccttttgggcccagacagggatctatggaaggttttggatatgggctcatccaatttactttttactaattaaattgaacccacaatttaatataagttataattggaatattacgagcagccactaaagaagtaatattgaactctccccatccaaatccgaaattacaagtaattcgggtttccgtttaactttcatttcccgtgcttaagattaaaatgtccattaattaattaatgtctgctattgacttaattaattaacttcttattaattccaagagtggactttgcatgaaacgcttatttattattcatagagtaatcacactccaactagctaggttccgaataataaaacctcgtttcgcgctcctcttgaggacattatcaaacgagactcagctcgcgcacgattcaatataatagcaatcctagcaccgctagatatcgatcaccactacccaatatatcgggataattgggttacgaaaaacccgcaccattttataagtcaaagcagtgcataatcaataccgtatgctcaatgctaacctacattgattaagaaataaatatttatcaagacctcgcctttcggtagatagcctaaggcaagtcttgctgttagatccgtttagtgctataccacaccaatgtcatcttatttcagtaaggcttagaaatatgcggactgacattgcaacctttctcgatggatagtcaaattccatctaggttgtgaaattcatctttttctttgtttagaactgaccgtgttaccttaaagtggacgacgcccacaaccggtctactaaaacaaagacttagactttgttaagttaacttatacatttaaacatgcattaacatccattaaatgtaaaacataacaacattatgacaaaaataatctgttttatttattggaaaataaaataagagttttgcAACATTCAATCACttgaaacgtgatttctagtatacaaactctaacagatCAGGCCACCACATGAGGACATATCTGTTGGGTCAACCTAAATTACTACAAGGATAAAATGGTCAAATCAGACGAGAAGTACCTTAGGGTTGACGATTGAAGCCGCTCTATAAATGGAAGTTTTCCACAATAAAGTAGGGTTGAACACTACGGTAGTTTAGGTAGGAAGCTCTCTTAGCTTAGTTTAGCTTAACTTTGTAGCCCCGATGGAGGAATTGACGACTCTGACGTCGGGAtcacttttaatttcatgttttcaaGACTCTAGTGTAAATTTACATGGCGTTGGTCATTTCGACGGTGGAATTGACGCCTCCACCTTAGAAGCTCTTTCACCTCCTCGCTTTGTAGTTAGATTTAAAGAGTTCGGCAAGGTAATTGACGACTCCGGCGTTGGACCTCGCTTATTTCCAATTTTACGAagcttttgtttattttcatgttgataatgctatttacttataattgttggatgcttttcgcaatTGGTAGTTTAGCTCTGTAGTTTCGATGGAGGAATTGACGACTCCGACATTGGgattacatttaatttcatgttttccaTACTTTAGTGTAGGTTTACAGTGTGTTGGTTGATTCGACGATGGAATTGACGCCTCCATCTTAGAAGCTCTTTCACACCTCGCTTTCTAGTTAGATTTAACGGATTCAGCAGAGGAATTGACAACTCCGATGTTGGATCTTTGCTTTCTTTACCGCTTTAGAGATGCTATAGTTAGATCCGAGTTTCAACGGAAGAATTGACGACTCCGCCGTTGGATCCTGGTTAAATTCCAGTTTTATGTAGCTTTagttattttcatgttttcaatGTTTTAGTGCAGGTTTACAGTGTGTTGGTTGTTACGATGGTGGAATTAACGCCCCCATTTTAGAAGCTCTTTCACACCTCGCTTTCTAGATAGATTTAATGGTTTCGGCAGAGGAATTGACAGCTCCGATATTGGATCCTTGCTTTCTTTACCGCTTTGATTTACTTTCATGTTGATGATTGACTTACTTTCATGTAGCTTAGCTCTGTAGTCTCGGCGAAGGAATTGACAACTCCGACGCCGAGATTATATTTCATTCCATGCTCCCttagttagatttagtttaaGCTCTTAACTCTGTTTTCATGTTTAAAGTTCAAGTTTCTCACCCTAGTGTTTAGGTCCCATGCTCCAGTGCTCAAGGCGTGGTGGCTAACACCAAACCCGTGTTGTAGAAACAATCTCGAGTAGGTCCATGGTCTATGTGGTTCGACCCCTCTCTTGCCAATATAATTGTGCTACTTCATGTGTCAGAGATCCCATTTAGACGAGCAATACACATTCtctgataaattttttttgaattttgattgataTTTCAGCATACCCATGTCTCTTCATTGGTATTGTAGATGACGGAGGTGTGGAATGATAGTCCACGATTGAAAGAGGAAAACTGTAGCACGCAGCAACAACTAATCTGAAAGAACTCACGCTTATTCATGCACTTAACAGGTGCTATAATATTCATGCGCTTATTTATCTATGTGACATTCTTgataggaaaaataaatattaattacctTCAAAATAAATCTGTTATTCTTGGACGAGGATCTACGACGGGGGCTCTTACTACTTTTCGTATGCGATGAAAAAATCCGATCAATGAGCCATAATATTATTTAGTGTCGTCCGGGAGAGGAAATCGCCGGCGGTCGGGGTTTGCATCGACGGCGGTCGGGGCTTGCATCAACGGCAAACAAAGTATACATAGTAGTAATGTTTGTTTATTCGAGTGCTACAAAAACTTTGCTAATGAAGGAAAGAGttgaagaggaagagagaaataaatggGAGGAAGAAAACAGcgacacaattttttttttcttttaattctaGAATGCAAgtgtattaatattattgaattataaaatttattgttcGAGGAATATATATGGTTCATGCACgtgaaatattttcattttaaaccCCAATATGAAAtgagttttaacttttaaataactaaaaatgcGGTCCCTTATATAGGATTTTGATCAAACAAAAATGgccttaaataaagaaatacagACGGTTTATTGTCCATAGGATTAGGCGTGATCATCTTAAGATTAGATTATTTAATGGCTAGATTTATTTGTcagattatattaatttaatcatttatattcataaaaggTCACTTTGGTTAATCCATGTTTTCGTTGGTTATGGAAGTTCctataatgttgcatattCCTCTCTCCACTCACTGATCATCAGCGTGAGTTACAATCAATAATTTCTCTTCTTCATATCTTCTATGAAGATTCATACGATCTTAAATTCATTTTACCTTCTACTTAGTTTCCAGttttgtcttcttcttcttcacagcCTTTGAGTTTGCATTCCACAATGTCGAAAACTACATATTTCCGTTTATAACATTCAGTCGCTGCATCATTCTGTTACACTTATAGAGCACTTGTTTCCAGATTCAATCGTTATGGAAATGGAATCTGAAACGCCATCTAATTCACATCTAGATAATCAATCATCCCCCGATGACATTCTTGACAATACaagttatgattttaattttgtgactgtaattttaataatgattcaacCATGAATTCtttatcattttgttttagtaatGTTACAATCATTACttatttatctgtttattatGCCATTATCTCGTATGACTTCAATCCGCACTTAGTATGACACAACGATTGGGTTGTTTTTATCTTTGAGTCTTCATCGGTAGTAGTAATGATACAAGTATTACTTAGTAAAGGGGCAACTATGACATGTTTTTGTATGACTCAAATATGCACTTAGCATGACATGTTATTTACTGTAACAAGTTTTAGCAGTACTTTGTACTGCATGTATTATTTTAGGACAATCAACCAGCCACTGACtgtctttgtttttattattacagATTTAAATACACCAGAATGCCCTATAGAGCTTAAACCTTTTGTTGGTCGTAGCTTCCCTCCTTTGGACAACGCCATTGAGTTTTACGAGAACTATGGTCGATGTGTCGGTTTTGACACAAGGAAGAACGGTTCAAAGAAGGTTGATGATCTTACCATATGGTTTTGCATGGTGTGTCACATAGAAGGTGAGCAGAAATTTAGCGATGAACATCCCAAACGACGACGTAAATCCAAAAAATGTGGATGTAATGCTCGGGTTGCATTCAAATTCGATTCTGACCGTGGTTATGTCATTCAACACTTGAACGAAGAACACAACCACCCCATGGTTTTGGTTCAACACCAGAAGTTCATGAGATTAAATCGTCAACTTGATCTAGTTCATCAAAAATTTATTACGGATTGTGCTGGTGCTAATATCGGTCCTTCTCTCACTTTCAAGTTGTTGACTGAATTGATGGCGGATATGAGTCCGTTGGGTGTACTGTGTTGGACATCCGTAACTACACACGGGACATCAGAAGATACGCTGAAGGATATGACGCCCAAATGATAATAGacgagatgaagaagaagaagaaggaaagtTGTGACGCCTTCACGTACGAGTATGAGGTTGATTCTCGTAGTCGACTGATGCATTTATTCTGGTGCGATCCTATTGCTAAGAAGAATTTCATGCAATTTGGTGACATTGTCTCGTTTGACACTACCTACTCAACGAATAGGTAAATGTTGTCCCCTTAAAATTGTTGCCTATTTCTGTTATGATATGATTccagttttgaatttgtatcGTGGATGCTACAACAACATGCCATATCTATGTCTTCCCATCTGAAGTGTGGTATTTCGCTGACCTCTTTGTCAATGTTTGTGGCAAATTCATTTAGTTTGTCTGCATCATTAGTTTTTCCATTTGCTTCCACAACCGTGTACAGCTGCACAAGTTATAGCAGCAGAGTTAGGTAATAActttaaatcattaaaaacaTGTCATGATAACTAGATATTCGTGTCCATATAGGTGGGTTAGGTTAACTCACAACAAGGTAGGTTGTGAAAAATAGCCTTTTGGGTGAAGTGGCCGACTTCAAATCTTCCATTTGGTTAAGTACCGAGCAGTAGGCACTAATTATTCCTGTAGAGACTTCTTGATGTGGCAATAACGAACAGAATTTCAAAAGCGTGACTTCAACAACTCAATCAATgtataaaataacaacaaattacTTGTTCGTTGTCATAGATGACCAAATCTTTGCCTACTTTTGGTTCTGACTTATTAGAGAAAGGCGTGACAAAATCCTCATCAACTTCGTCACATTCCATGTACGCTTCCACTGCAG is a window from the Salvia hispanica cultivar TCC Black 2014 chromosome 1, UniMelb_Shisp_WGS_1.0, whole genome shotgun sequence genome containing:
- the LOC125187276 gene encoding uncharacterized protein LOC125187276 yields the protein MNPTHFNSLSLAAPPSLPQRLSLSTPSRHCRKTAATTGYADTAPVTTVAIAQKKLEGMENTLKRTEKCHPFAGFCHHRRRRRRFTGEQNSSQGHGLGEKVGIQE